The DNA sequence CGAGATAAGAGAGAGTTATGACCCCACTACATTATTTGTATGGCCAGCCCGAGGCGAGCGCCGACTTAAGAACCTACAACAGCGATTTTATCGTGCAGGAGATCTTGCCATTTCTTCCGACGGGTGAGGGCGAGCACCACATGCTGCACATCCGCAAGGAGGGGTTAAACACCGCGGATGTGGCACGCATGCTCTCAAGCTTTGCCGGTGTGCATCCAAAAGAGGTGACCTTCGCCGGCCAGAAAGACAGACACGCCATCACAGAGCAGTGGTTTGGGGTGCGTATTCCCGGCAAGAGCATGCCAGACTGGCAGTCGCTCAATAGCGAGCAGCTCACGGTGCTATCAAGCGCCCGTCACGGCAAGAAGCTGCGCACCGGCGCCCTGGCGGGTAACCGCTTCACCCTGACCCTAAGGGCCGTGTCTGACATGGACGCACTGGTGCGACGCATCGAGCTGATTAAAGCCACAGGCGTGCCTAACTATTTTGGCGAGCAGCGCTTCGGCCATGACGGAAAGAACCTGATTTTCGGTCGTCAGATGCTCTCGGGCAAAAAGAAGGTGAAAGACAGAAACAAGCGCAGCATCTATCTCTCGGCGGTGCGCTCGTATCTCTTCAACCAGGTAGTGAGTGAGCGGCTTCGCCTACACCAGCTCAAGACACTCGATGGTGACTGTGTGATGTTGGCCGGTAGCAAGAGCTACTTCGTGGCCAATCCCTGGGATGAATCGCTGTATGGTCGTCTGGCGGAAAACGATATTCA is a window from the Shewanella loihica PV-4 genome containing:
- the truD gene encoding tRNA pseudouridine(13) synthase TruD: MTPLHYLYGQPEASADLRTYNSDFIVQEILPFLPTGEGEHHMLHIRKEGLNTADVARMLSSFAGVHPKEVTFAGQKDRHAITEQWFGVRIPGKSMPDWQSLNSEQLTVLSSARHGKKLRTGALAGNRFTLTLRAVSDMDALVRRIELIKATGVPNYFGEQRFGHDGKNLIFGRQMLSGKKKVKDRNKRSIYLSAVRSYLFNQVVSERLRLHQLKTLDGDCVMLAGSKSYFVANPWDESLYGRLAENDIQLSAPMWGRGLALSEAEALAFEQGVCGQYPEDLAGLEQAGLNQERRPLLLAPQQLSYEIQEDTLVIKFALPAGSFATSVLRELVNYQDVKEREYQARKAAASEQAHD